The DNA window GATGGTGAACCTCTCCTGCCAGCTCCAGGCCTTCAACAGCTTGATCAAGGACTTTGCTCGGCAGCTTCCGCTCTTTGGAAGGGTCTCCGCTAATTGCTCGAAGCTGACTAACTTCATGAACAACCAATCTCAAGTTCGAAGCATTTTTTCCAAGTACCAGCTCGAAGAGCAGGGCCACACCCGCCTTCTAAGAAGCCCGTCGAGCAGCAGCGACGAAGCCTCTAATTTCACCGCTGACTTCACCATGGTGGAGGATGTCATGGATTTCGCTCGTCCGATCCAGATGGCTGTCCTCGACGAGGACTATAAGGTTGTTTGTCTGGAGGAGCCTAGCGCTAGAGAAATGGCGGAGCTGATTCAGGATGGTGGGTTTTGGACCGAGTCGGAGGCAGTTAACTCGTTGGTCAAGTTGCTCAAGGCCATGGCTCGAGAAATAGAGATGGAGCGGCCATTGATCGGGCATTGCCTACCGCTGTGGGATGAGCTGCGATCGAAGGTCAGAGAGTGGAGCGCTAAATACGGGATCGACGGCGGACTGGTGGACAATGTGATCCAGAAAAGATTCACGAAGAACTACCACCTGGCGTGGTCGGCGGCATTCGTTTTGGATCCGCTTTTCCTGATCAAGGACACCAGTGGGAAGTACCTCCCACCTTTCAAGCTCTTGACTCCGGAGCAGGAGAAGGATGTGGATCGGCTCATCACGCAATTGGTGTCGCCGGAGGAAGCCCACATTGTTCTGATGGAAATGATGAAGTGGAGGTCGGAGGGATTGGATCCGCTTTACGCACAAGCTGTTCAGGTGAAGCAGCATGACCCGTCGACGGGGAAGATGAGGATCGCTAACCCACAGAGTCGCAGGTTGGTATGGGAGACCTGCCTGAGTGAATTCAAATGTCTTCGGAAAGTGGCGGTGAGGCTCATTTTCCTCCACGCCACTTCGTGCGGGCTCAAGCGCAATTCGGCATTGACGCGTTGGATGTGCGCGCATGCACAGTCGGGGGTCGCGCAGAAGATGGCTTTTCTCACCGCGCATTCCAGGATTGGAAGGGGGGATTTCTTAGGCGAGGAGGAGAAGGATGCGGAGCTCTTCGGCGCAGGTGAGGATGATGTGCTCAACGAGTTTGCGGGTGCCTCAGCAGTGTAACATCTCTCTCTTCTGGattaagtcttttttttttttctcttttctgttgCTGAGTGTAGATTAGTATTGAAGGAATGTTGATTCTTTGTATGGATTCTCTAGCCCTTGTTCTTCTAACACCTGCTCAGTATTTTGTTTGGGGTGGGAGTAGAGGCACAAAGATctactaaatattttatttagggGAATATTATCTTCCAGGCTGATGAGTTTGCACAAGTCTCTGTGTTTGTTAGAAGATAGAAGAAGATATGTCTATGAATAGAAAGAGAGGGAGACTCATGTAAAGTTTTAGCACTGATTGATATTTGGGCAGATCATTCTTTTCTTGTGCTCTTtgccatcattttttttttcttttttttggactTTGAAATTGCTTAGTTTAGTTTAATGTAGGAACTGACACTGCTGCTGCCATATTCATGTCATATGATTTTCATGCCTTGGTCCTATAAATATCTATTCATATTCATAGGGGAATgtgatttattatattattggTCCTAAAGTTGTTTCTATGATGATGCCCATATTCCAATTATATTACTGAAAAAACAAATGTTCACTGCTACTTGCTATTTGTCTGCAATGATaaacaaattatagttgggagtaCTGTGAGTTGTTGCTTTGAAATTGAATATATTATTGTTTTGTttttgtatgtgtgtgtgtgtgtgtttgtgttcaTCATCATGATATGCACTCACTGGAAGGAAGAAAGATTTCCTTCCAAGTCATGAGATCTTTTGTGATTTTGTGTCTTTGTGATAAGTTGGATCAGgtgatcattgcattgcatgcactTATTAGAAAATATCATTTGGGggaaaggattttttttatgcATAAAAAATCTTTATTGCTGGTTTAAATTGTCCgggatatatctatctatcttctCAGTAGAATTCTGCTACTGAATTGTATGAAGCTCACATATATGTGTCAGTAGGAGAGCTCATAAGAATTAGATAGCAATTAGATAGCAGCAGCAgtcttgtcgtcatgttgttcatAAGAATTTCCTGCTTGACGCATTCAAACATGTGTGAAAGACATCATTCGTTGGATTAGTTCGAGCTGCTTCCTCCTTTTTCTACATCTCCTTGGAATCTCTTCTTCCTTCCACCCATCGCATCGCATCGCATCGCATCGCATGACTAACTTCTCTGGCACCACAGGATCAAACGATGAATCGAATCTCCCACTGGCTTTGTTTCACATGTCCAATTTAAGAACATTAGAAGGTGAATCAGAGCACATCCATCTCACCATCCATCTTCCCCTTTGCGGCTTTGTTCCTCGTCTTTCATGCTGAACTGTGTAATGGAAATGGCTCTTGTTTTTGGCATGCTTTCCAATGTAATGCACCGATCCGAAGTCTACGCATGTGATGCATGCATCATCTTTCTTTCGAGTGTTGGCTGGAGACGACGGCTCTCCCATCTGCTTGCAGATTTGGTGGTAGGTTATCAACTTTTGGATGCACTTCCAGCAAAATAATTTCTTGGACTCGTACTGCACTGCACAAAAGGATACTCGCTTTGAATTTGACGTCCTGTCTTCTCCCTTCCCCATGTATGCATCCCTCTTTTGTCCcttcaattattttctttctctctcatcATCTTTCTCTCTCCCTCGTTCATGGCATCTGATGAGTTCAATTGTCCTGCATTATTTTTTGAATGACAAGAAACATCATTTTGCCTCCATTCACCCAAATCTCCATTTtctcctttattattattattattattattattattattatttctcttttCGAAATTAAGGATGAATCTCATATTAATGTCACTAGTGTCGTCGTCAAGGTCATATCTTGtccttttcttttatatatatatatatatatatatatatatatatatatatatatatatatatatatatatatatatatatatatatatatattatattatgatgaTGCGATTATTATCTCCTTtatgttctttttccttttcatcccCTTCGGAAAATTTAATATAGtttatagtaatttttttttatgacgaTGCGATTATTGTCTCCTTTCCGCTCTTTTTCCTCTCATCCCCTTTGGAAAATTCAATGTAGTTTATAGCAAGGATAATCGgtgtggtgatgatgatgacaacAATGACTATAGCAATATCAGTCATCATAAGATTTATATTATAACATTTGAACTAGAAATTGATCTTAGAATGGaagaaattattatatatttagatAAATTATTAATCAAGACAGTGATAGCATGGTTGAAATTTGTATATAAATTGTAAAATCATCGATCATagatcaaaaatattttatttaaaatatgttATATGTCTATTAAATAATAgataattttcaaaatcagtATCAGTATTATAACTTTTTGAAATAATTGTactactttgatgttgaaatatCTGAGTTTTTGAATgactaattttaataaaataatgtaaTTTCATACCAATCTTGAGCTGCCAAAACATAAAAATACAAATTGAATCTGAATTATCGCACGTTGAATCGAGAAATTAGAAAGGTGTATTCCTCTCAAGATTACATTTATATGATAAATATCGAGACATAATGCTTAAATTCAATAACGAACGATCGCTTATTAAACTGAATTTGCacaaaagaaaaatcaatttggATTATTTTTTATCCATTTGCCATtcatttaatgaaatcaaattaacaATTGTGTGAGTGCAACAATGACAAGCGAtagttataattttttaatataaattacaataatttcaaacaaaataatttCAGTAATAGTAtactaatatatattttattatttttagaatcaTCTATATTTgtcttaatattattatattgaaACTATGTCGGGTCTTATGAATATGAATTTTTCatgtaatatattattttattattctagCATGTGAATATAATGATAGGGAGTGCTCAAAGTACAAATAAAATCTGCAATTATAATAGTCTTTagcaaattaaattttatttatatattatatttgaatccCTTTAGTTTCTATTGAGTACATTCCTGAGATTTAATGTTCATCGACGGAAGATTTTTCGTAGGTATAACTACAATTCCGGCCATGGAACCGAAGAGGAAGATGAAGACGGGATGAAATCAGTCGATGAAAATGTAGGGTAGGATTGGATCATCCttttagtaaacgacaagaaTAGGAGCACATTTCAATCTTTttggaaagggggaaaaaaggtGAGGGGAAGGGCTGTTTGCGGTACGTGATTTTTGAGGCAGGCAGTGTTCCTGTCATCCCAATCAATGATTGttctccgagagagagagagagagaaagaaagagagcaaAAGAAGGGAGATGATGCACTCTTGGTCTAGAAATGGTGAGGCTTAAAGACTAATGATTGCTCCTAACTCAACATGACGAGTCCCTTCGGCCCTTGCATGCCTCCCACATGTACACACGGTACTGTTCTCAATCAGGGATGAGTAGTGGTGGTGCTGTGGACTGAGTCTGTCGAAAGCTGAGAGCCTCCATCCTGTTGAGAAAAGCTAGTGAATGAATCGACTGTTGGGGTATTACGTCAAGCTCACCGAAGAGGGCGGCCACTTCCACTGCTTTCCCTGCAGGTTGGGTGGATGGCGACGTCGACTTCAGGAAACAATGAACGAACGCAGCACAGAATCTTTGTCGGCAGATGGAGAGCACTTTATCGTCTTCCTCGAGGCCCactgcagcaacagcagcagcaacgcCATTTCAACCCTAGTGCGCTCGTTGCAATCtaagcaaagaaaagaaaaaggaaaagggcgTCAAAAGGACCTTCCTTTCGCGTCACCTTTGCCTTTCTgtctctcctctttcttcttctcctcctccttcttcttcttcttcttctgtttctttctttctcgCTCTTGTTGTGGGTGACGATAAAATATAGCCTTTCTGTCTCGCAGCTCGCTTTCCATTCATTGTCTCTGCCGACTCTTTCGTCCGCGAGGCTCGAGAGTGGCTTCCATGCATCCCTCTCCCTTGTTGGCAAGCTTACTAGATTTGAGGACGGCTCTTCTTTTTTGCTATGACTCGTATAGCAAAAAGGGCCGCAAGAATTGCTAAATTAGGCAACTAATTGCATTTCAATTATGGCCTCCTGTAGATCACTTGCTTTCTGGAAAGGTGATGCTTTTAATCGCCACTCTCTCTCTCCAAAAGCTTCTCCTTATTCCACATGACATTGGATTCTCTTCATTTTCCTTCGTATTAAACCAGCAACAGTAAAGTAGTGTTGATTTGTAGTTGTAGCAAACGCTGTCCTGAGATGTAATGCCAACAAAATAAAATGATGTCAAGAGTGTGTCTACATATGCACATTTATGAGTCAATGAATCGTCAAACTATGGTTGGTAGTCAACGTGACCGAACCACACGTCGAAGGACAGAAGCTATCAGCCAACCTAACCTAGTCGATAAAGACTTCACCAGTTCACCTAACCTAGTTGGGATCATATATCCTGCCCTAACCAAGCATTTAGTGACTGTCACATCCTTCTCGATGCAAGAGGGTTCTACAGGTCGTATATAAACTGTATCTTCCATGCACGTACATGCTGcatatttataattaatatcaCATTTTTCTAAAATTAAATTTTGGCTTGAGCATCGAGAAAGATGTGATGGAATTCATTTTGGCCTCCACTTACTCTGTCTTGCAGGTTATATTCCAGAGTCATAGGTTGGACTTCTGAGACCTTATTAGCAAACTCTAAGCCGCCAAACTTTGACATGGTGTTGATTCAACACAAAGAAAAAGGTGAGGTCCAATCTGTCGCCCTTGCAGCGGCCAAACAATCAAAACCTCATCGTCAACATCAGATACATTAGGGTTGAAAGATCATGTGCAAGTTGGTGAAGATTTAGTTGTCATTTCAAATCCTTTTTAAGATTTTGAAAAGCACTCGAATAATGTTGGCGTAGAACAAAAACCATCTTATTCCTTTTGTTTCAGAAAGAAATTATCGTCTTGATAAATGTGTATCTTTATTGTTCTTTGGCACAAAAAATTATGAGGACAAGTTTAGGGGTTCTTTGTGCTTCTCCGGTGCAGTTTGGCCCTCTGAGGAGACAGAAACATATCCTGACATGGTTTCGATTTTGGCAGTAATCATATGGCTTCAGAAAAGAGTGCTCTCAAGTGCACTATGACATCTTTGTCTTAGTCTTTAATCAAGAGGAAGACCACATGGGGTTATGAGTGGTCTGTGCCatgttttctctcttctttcctcCCATGTTGAGTCTTAATCAACgagattcttctttcttctccctctctatcctttctttttgttttcttctttttccttacATCTCCATAAGCTCAATGTATTTAATATCTCGTGTTAAAATTCATAAATATGTTCCTCACTTTCCTCGGTCTTCAGGAAAAGATTCATACATCTGCCTATGCATTTTAGTATCTACTTCAAAATATTCATTCTTCATTTAGGTTTAAACCATATATTCATTCGGTGCGTGTTACTTTTGATTATGATCTAAGTAGGGATGCATGCATAGCGTTTTCGCTTCTACCACATTAAAAGAATTAAGtcagatatatatataagagCTTAAGATTCTACTGCTATTACATGCCTAAAGAAACTTGAAGTGAAGGAAAAAACGTTAATAGGAGTTTGGCATTTGATTGCTTCTAATGAAAAATGCCTACATGAGGTGGtcacaaatataaataaatacagtAAATAGTaattatgaatgtatatatacTTACACTGGGATCTACGATACAATGTTGTGTGTGGGAAAGGAAGGAGCATCACAATCcaaatgtcatttttgatgttacATGCTGACAATAGATCCTGTAAGTGCTATCTCATAGACATCTCTTAGTCTGCAACACTTGGGGTGTAACTCCAAAAGAAAGCAACATTTAATGGCACCTCTTCATCTGGCGATAGCACATCAAAAGAGAGCCAGAAAGTACCTTCCTGTAGAATGTTATCTCTTTTAATGTTCCTTATTCAAGTGCGGCATGATAAACTAGTTGGGAGGTTCGAATTGATGAAGCCTGCAACCTGCGATGTGAAAGATGAATGCTTTCCCAAAAACATGTTCTCTAGCTTCTCTCACCTTTTTGTTTTCAAGttcatttttatgatatacattgATGACAAAGTTGATCCTATGAATGTAGGGACAAAGTTTTGGTCAATGTGTATGTTGTCATCGAGTAGAGGTCAGTGTATACGTGTAGATGTTGTAGGATGAAATTGAAAGTGACGACAATAAAGAGGAACAGTGCTTTGTGTACCATTTCCACTTGAAGTCGAACCTTTTCTGCCTTTTTTTGTTATGAAACCTGTGAGGTTTGCTTGATTTATGTTTACAACGTATGGTGAAGTCCGAAgaacgagaaagagagagagtgagagagagagagagagagagaaagatgggtAGATGATGAATGATGTGGTGGTGGGGAGGGCGCCCTTTAAATAAAGTCCACTGTTTCGGATTCCACCGAATCAGTGCACCAAAAGCAATAATATCTCCGCGTACGGATAAAGCGACCCGCCCTCGCTGATCCATGCAGGGGACCCCACGCTCTCGCTCACGGGACCACCTTCCGTACGGCCCGCGGAGGTGGTGGGTCCCGCCATTAGAAACCCCCTCCGACTTGACCAATCACCACCCCCCGACACTCCCCGTCGAAGCTTTACCGGGCCGGGGGAGGATGGGTACTCCTCCACGGCCGACCCCGAGCGGGGGCCACACTGGTGGATGACCGGGTGAGCCCCGGAGAAAGGGCGGAGGTGACGCAGCCGGATGGCGACGGTCGACACGAGGCTCGCCGTTGCGGAGCCCTGATGAGTTCATTATTGCGCGGGTGGCCCGCCGAGCTGCAGCACGACAAAAGgaagaagcgagagagagagaaagaagcgtaGGAATGCCGAAACGTATaaaggaggagagagaaaaaagagATGGAGAGAGAAAGCGCTGGTTGTACGAGACGAACGCTTTATTTTTCCCCTCTTTTATATCCGTTTTTTACCTTTATCTTCCTTCGTTATTTTTCCCCGTCTCGTGTTGCAGCGGCAGAGCAGCGTCGGCCGCGGGAACATTTGGGATCTCGTGAGACACCACATTCATGACCCGAGGTGGGTGGTGGTGATGATGACGACGAGAGGTTGGGATGATACGACTATCATGGGGGATTCCATACGGTAGCCGACAAATATACGTGTCTACATATACCTCTTAAATATACCGAAAGAAATACCTCGTTACCCAC is part of the Musa acuminata AAA Group cultivar baxijiao unplaced genomic scaffold, Cavendish_Baxijiao_AAA HiC_scaffold_42, whole genome shotgun sequence genome and encodes:
- the LOC135653877 gene encoding uncharacterized protein LOC135653877, with amino-acid sequence MESEAKESAGGGGEAEDATARAARKRYERLVAVRCKATKGKGAWYWAHLEPILVTPAGSSQPSAAKLRCALCAALFSASNPSRTASEHLKRGACPNFSSPSSAGPASAAVDPVPISSLPPASPRLRPHHPPTRRRSAPTPLEPKLPLLLSGGKDDLVALARLEDSVKKLKSPMASPAAALSKPQADAALALLADWLLESASAVSPSALDHPKFQSFLNQVGLASISPRQLTLSHLQARYLEVLSESDARIRDAAFFQLASDGWKSSAKPSEYALVSLVVNLPNGTALFHRSVLTTGGAPSSYAEEVLRDVVAKLCGGLVDRCAGIVADRFKRKALLNLENRNQRMVNLSCQLQAFNSLIKDFARQLPLFGRVSANCSKLTNFMNNQSQVRSIFSKYQLEEQGHTRLLRSPSSSSDEASNFTADFTMVEDVMDFARPIQMAVLDEDYKVVCLEEPSAREMAELIQDGGFWTESEAVNSLVKLLKAMAREIEMERPLIGHCLPLWDELRSKVREWSAKYGIDGGLVDNVIQKRFTKNYHLAWSAAFVLDPLFLIKDTSGKYLPPFKLLTPEQEKDVDRLITQLVSPEEAHIVLMEMMKWRSEGLDPLYAQAVQVKQHDPSTGKMRIANPQSRRLVWETCLSEFKCLRKVAVRLIFLHATSCGLKRNSALTRWMCAHAQSGVAQKMAFLTAHSRIGRGDFLGEEEKDAELFGAGEDDVLNEFAGASAV